In Triticum aestivum cultivar Chinese Spring chromosome 5B, IWGSC CS RefSeq v2.1, whole genome shotgun sequence, the following proteins share a genomic window:
- the LOC123116226 gene encoding E3 ubiquitin-protein ligase RNF144A-like: protein MGSKAGPPPLAENHSSPVMAASATTDGPPFPIYISSDEDEDVAVLGSSSNPEEIQIQQAILLSIGLSRDTTGIPSSSASLSGTDVDITDRKGKRKLRSESPHQVIDIDDNDRQEVIDVDDDDSLIFIKETGSGKWRKPRNGGLLEVGEGSHSATIMKEFYCTICMETLPGVERFPVAGCAHAFCAGCVRQYIAARVEDNLLSMGCPDPGCKDGVLHPEECRDIVPPQLFQRWGAALCEVALGDLKFYCPFKDCSALLIDDGPGPGDGGAVALTNVECPHCNRMFCAQCKVPWHEGVGCAEFQRLGEDERGREDLLLRKVAQERRWQRCPRCKMYVERVTGCQFMSCRCGHSFCYICGGSTRTGAHRCNRMRTTY, encoded by the exons ATGGGAAGCAAGGCAGGGCCGCCGCCGCTGGCTGAAAACCACTCGTCGCCTGTCATGGCGGCCTCCGCCACCACCGACGGTCCACCCTTCCCCATCTACATCTCATCCGACGAGGACGAGGACGTAGCAGTCCTTGGTTCCTCCAGCAACCCCGAGGAGATCCAGATCCAGCAGGCCATCCTCCTCTCCATCGGCCTCTCGCGCGACACGACAGGCAtcccctcctcctcggcctccctcTCCGGAACCGACGTCGACATAACAGACCGCAAAGGCAAGCGTAAACTACGATCGGAGTCGCCACATCAAGTCATAGATATAGATGATAATGATAGGCAAGAAGTCATCGATGTAGACGACGATGACAGCCTGATCTTCATCAAAGAGACGGGCAGCGGGAAGTGGAGAAAACCACGTAACGGTGGCCTGTTGGAGGTCGGCGAAGGTTCCCACAGCGCCACGATCATGAAAGAGTTCTACTGCACAATCTGCATGGAGACGCTCCCCGGCGTCGAGCGCTTCCCCGTCGCCGGGTGCGCGCACGCCTTCTGCGCGGGCTGCGTGAGGCAGTACATCGCGGCGAGGGTCGAGGACAACCTGCTGTCCATGGGCTGCCCCGACCCGGGCTGCAAGGACGGCGTGCTGCACCCGGAGGAATGCCGCGACATCGTCCCGCCTCAGCTGTTCCAGCGGTGGGGCGCCGCGCTCTGCGAAGTGGCGCTCGGGGACCTCAAGTTCTACTGCCCCTTCAAGGACTGCTCGGCGCTGCTGATCGACGACGGCCCCGGCCCCGGCGACGGGGGCGCGGTGGCGCTCACGAACGTGGAGTGCCCACACTGTAACCGGATGTTCTGCGCGCAGTGCAAGGTGCCGTGGCACGAAGGCGTGGGCTGCGCCGAGTTCCAGCGGCTCGGGGAGGACGAGCGCGGGCGGGAGGACCTGCTGCTGAGGAAGGTCGCGCAGGAGAGGAGGTGGCAGAGGTGCCCCCGGTGCAAGATGTACGTCGAAAGGGTGACCGGCTGCCAGTTCATGAGCTGCAG GTGCGGCCACTCCTTCTGCTACATTTGCGGCGGCTCCACGAGGACTGGTGCACATCGTTGCAACCGCATGCGTACTACTTACTGA